The genomic interval TTTCAATCTTTATCTTTTTATTTTTATTCTTTTTTTATTTTTTTACTTAATTTTTTATTATTAATTATTCAATTATTGATTTTTTAATTTTTCAATTTTTAAATTATTGTTTAAATGTGATTTTTATGACTGATATAAGACTTATTTCATGGAATGTAAATGGTATTAGAGCTATTCATAAAAAAGGTTTCTTAGATTGGTTTAATGCGGAAAAAGCAGATATTGTATGCCTTCAGGAAACCAAGGCTCAAATAGACCAATTGCCTAAAAAATTAGTGAATATTCCAGACTATACAAGTTATTTCAATTCTGCAGAAAGGAAGGGATACAGTGGTGTAGCAACTTATACAACTATTGAACCTAAAGAAGTTTATTCTGGTATGGGAATTGACAAGTTTGATGTTGAAGGAAGACTTCAAAGATTGGATTTTGATGGTTTCACTCTTTTAAACATTTACTATCCTAATGGTGGTATGAATGATGATAGGTTAAGGTATAAGCTTGACTTCTATGATGCATTCCTTGATTACACTAATGACTTAAGGGATAAAGGTCACAATTTGGTGATTTGCGGTGACTTGAACACTGCTCATAAGGAAATAGATCTTGCAAGACCAAAAAATAATGAGGAGGTCTCAGGTTTCTTGCCTGTAGAAAGAGAATGGGTAACTAAATTCCTTGATAATGGGTATATTGATACTTTTAGAATGTTGCATGAAGATGAAAGGGACAAATATACCTGGTGGAGTTATAGAACCCGTGCTAGAGAAAGAAATGTGGGATGGCGTTTGGATTACTTCTTTGTAAATGAAGAATTTAAAGACAATGTCAAGGCATCATATATCAAAGCGGATGTAATGGGTTCTGATCATTGCCCTATAGCTTTAGAAATAGAAATATAATTTTATTTTTAATTTATTTAATTATTTTTTAGCTATTTTTCTATTATTATTTTTATTTCTTTAATTATTTTTTTTTTTTTTTTTTTCTAAATTTAATGAATCTTAATTGGGATTTCATTAAATCTAAAATTTCTTTTCCATAGTCTGTCAATTCATATAATCTGCCCCGTTTGGTTTCAGGGTTTAATAAACGAACTAAATTCTTTTCTCGTAATTGACTTAAGATACGACTTACGTTGTTACTAGGGATATTAGTCTTTTTGCTTATATTTGTAGGCTTTAATGTCTCTCCGTCTAATGCCTTGAATATTTTCTCTCGATTTTTAGACAACTTGATGAATTCTATAATAATTTTCTCAGAGTCTTTCATAGTAATCCCTTCAACTGTTTTTATTATATTAAACTGTTTTTATTATATTGAACTTTATTGTATTTATTTTTTATTAGAATTCAATATGAGTTTAATATATATTACTATTCTTAATATTAAGTTAGATATTAGATATTAAATGTTTAAGTTCATAATATCTATTTGATAGATATTTGATAGATATTAGATAGATATTAGATAGATATTAAGGAGATAAGTCTAAAAAATAATTTTCAAATTTAATCAAGTGCAATATTAAAAACATTTATTAAAAAGATAAAAAAGATATACTTGTATAGAATAATGATTTTTTAGGTGTAAAAATGATTGAATCCCCTGAACAAATAGCTATTGAAAATGAGATAAAGGTGCAAAAGGATAAGTTTTTATACTATTTTAATGGATCTTTACCTGATACAATGGAATTGGAATTTGAAGGATTCTATAGGAGAGGGTTCTTTGTTAGCAAAAAAAGATATGCTGTAATCGAAGATGGAAAAATCATTGCAAAAGGATTAGAGCTTGTTAGAAGAGATTGGGCTCCAATTGCAAAGAAAACTCAGGAAGATATCTTAATGGCTATTTTGGAAGAGGGTAATGTTAAGAAGGCTGAAAAAATCATTAGTAAAGTTCTTAAACAAATCAAATCAGGCAATTTGGATATGAAGGAACTTGTTATACATACTCAAATCACCAAAAATCTTGATGATTACAAACAGGTTGGTCCTCATGTAATTGCTGCTCGTGAGATAGAATCTCATGGAATCAAGGTAGGTAAAGGAACCATTGTTCAGTATATTATAGCTAAGGGAAAAGGTTCAATAAGCCAGAGAGCAGTTCCTTATGAATATAGTGAAGGAATTGAGTATGATAAGGAATACTATATTGAAAATCAGTTGATTCCTGCTGTTTCAAGGATGATGGAACC from Methanobrevibacter ruminantium carries:
- a CDS encoding exodeoxyribonuclease III, giving the protein MTDIRLISWNVNGIRAIHKKGFLDWFNAEKADIVCLQETKAQIDQLPKKLVNIPDYTSYFNSAERKGYSGVATYTTIEPKEVYSGMGIDKFDVEGRLQRLDFDGFTLLNIYYPNGGMNDDRLRYKLDFYDAFLDYTNDLRDKGHNLVICGDLNTAHKEIDLARPKNNEEVSGFLPVEREWVTKFLDNGYIDTFRMLHEDERDKYTWWSYRTRARERNVGWRLDYFFVNEEFKDNVKASYIKADVMGSDHCPIALEIEI
- a CDS encoding winged helix-turn-helix domain-containing protein → MKDSEKIIIEFIKLSKNREKIFKALDGETLKPTNISKKTNIPSNNVSRILSQLREKNLVRLLNPETKRGRLYELTDYGKEILDLMKSQLRFIKFRKKKKKK
- a CDS encoding DNA polymerase domain-containing protein — its product is MIESPEQIAIENEIKVQKDKFLYYFNGSLPDTMELEFEGFYRRGFFVSKKRYAVIEDGKIIAKGLELVRRDWAPIAKKTQEDILMAILEEGNVKKAEKIISKVLKQIKSGNLDMKELVIHTQITKNLDDYKQVGPHVIAAREIESHGIKVGKGTIVQYIIAKGKGSISQRAVPYEYSEGIEYDKEYYIENQLIPAVSRMMEPLGYDKDRLRELSSNERQQSLDAFF